In the genome of Bryobacteraceae bacterium, one region contains:
- the secG gene encoding preprotein translocase subunit SecG — protein MTILLTILYIVVCLFLIVVVLLQSGKAADLAGAFGGMGSQTAFGPRGAATVLSKATTIAAALFMVLSITLSIVATRNRGSAATVLDTQKSATKSDTKAGDQKGPGPTMTITPEGGDPSKSVTVPLPLPAEGEGKAGDSKGGATVQLPLPGQTGGGTPAGTPKQGGKK, from the coding sequence ATGACCATTCTGTTGACGATTTTGTATATCGTGGTTTGCCTGTTCCTGATCGTCGTGGTGCTGCTGCAGAGCGGCAAGGCGGCGGATCTGGCGGGTGCTTTCGGCGGCATGGGCTCGCAGACGGCTTTCGGGCCGCGCGGCGCGGCAACGGTGCTTTCGAAAGCGACAACCATTGCGGCGGCGCTTTTTATGGTCCTGTCGATCACGCTGTCGATCGTGGCGACGCGGAACCGGGGCAGCGCGGCGACCGTTCTTGACACGCAGAAGTCCGCGACGAAGTCCGACACGAAAGCGGGCGATCAGAAGGGTCCCGGGCCGACGATGACGATCACGCCGGAGGGCGGCGATCCGTCGAAGTCGGTGACCGTGCCGCTGCCGCTACCGGCCGAAGGCGAAGGCAAGGCGGGCGACAGCAAGGGCGGCGCCACAGTGCAGCTTCCGCTTCCGGGACAGACCGGCGGTGGGACGCCAGCGGGAACGCCCAAGCAGGGTGGGAAGAAGTAG
- a CDS encoding DUF1501 domain-containing protein has product MKRFLSRRQALREVATGFGGMAVSSMIAFEERARAASLPTYNLVPKQPHFAPKAKNVIFIYIGGGPSTIDMFDPKPTLEKFNGKPAPFEIKGRALNGSQEVMASPWKFTRCGESGREVSDLLPHFQKVVDKVSFVRSMRTDRIDHSTAQFTFVTGRGFTGFPTIGSWVAYALGTENANLPAFIALGQGASIGARAHSSAWLPPVFSGTSMSADQKAPIFDIKRPDTMSAGDQSRLLRLVNELNREQKGTHGRDQDLEARIANYELAARMQVEALRVADLSRETDATRKLYGVDEQGSGEFGRHCLMARRLVESGVRFVQIYGGGGWDTHSNIGGQLPGLCHRIDQGMSALLTDLDERGMMNDTLVVWSGEFGRLPTIEARNNAPGRDHNPYGFSMWMAGAGVKRGFDHGQTDDLGYAALPEFALGHADIHATVQHLLGIDYQKNTFFYEGRDESLVGVTPARVVKEVLA; this is encoded by the coding sequence ATGAAGAGATTCCTCTCGCGACGCCAGGCACTGAGGGAAGTGGCCACCGGTTTCGGCGGTATGGCGGTCAGTTCGATGATCGCGTTCGAGGAACGCGCGCGGGCTGCCTCGCTACCCACCTACAACCTGGTTCCCAAGCAGCCTCACTTCGCGCCCAAGGCGAAGAACGTGATCTTCATCTACATCGGCGGCGGACCGTCGACGATCGACATGTTCGATCCCAAGCCGACACTGGAGAAATTCAATGGGAAACCGGCGCCGTTTGAGATCAAAGGGCGCGCGCTGAACGGCTCGCAGGAAGTGATGGCGAGCCCGTGGAAGTTCACTCGCTGTGGCGAGAGCGGGCGCGAAGTTTCCGATCTTCTACCCCACTTCCAGAAGGTGGTCGACAAGGTGAGCTTCGTGCGCTCCATGCGCACGGACCGCATCGATCACTCGACGGCGCAGTTCACCTTCGTCACGGGCCGCGGCTTCACTGGGTTCCCGACGATTGGCTCGTGGGTCGCCTATGCGCTCGGCACGGAGAACGCGAACCTTCCGGCGTTTATCGCCCTCGGCCAGGGAGCATCCATCGGGGCACGCGCGCATTCCTCAGCGTGGCTGCCGCCGGTATTCAGCGGAACGTCGATGAGCGCTGACCAGAAAGCGCCCATCTTCGACATCAAGCGGCCGGACACCATGAGCGCTGGCGATCAATCCCGTCTGCTGCGGCTGGTAAACGAACTGAACCGCGAGCAAAAGGGTACGCACGGGCGCGACCAGGATTTGGAAGCACGCATCGCCAACTACGAACTCGCCGCTCGCATGCAGGTGGAGGCGCTCCGCGTGGCCGACCTTTCCAGGGAGACCGACGCGACCCGCAAGCTCTACGGGGTGGACGAGCAGGGCTCTGGCGAGTTCGGCCGGCATTGCCTGATGGCGCGACGGCTTGTGGAAAGCGGCGTCCGATTCGTTCAGATCTATGGCGGCGGCGGCTGGGATACGCATTCGAACATCGGCGGCCAGTTGCCGGGCCTGTGTCACCGTATCGATCAAGGCATGTCGGCGCTGCTCACCGATCTCGACGAGCGCGGCATGATGAACGACACGCTCGTGGTTTGGTCCGGCGAGTTCGGCCGACTTCCGACCATTGAGGCGCGCAACAACGCCCCCGGACGCGACCACAATCCGTATGGCTTTTCCATGTGGATGGCTGGCGCCGGTGTGAAGCGCGGCTTCGACCACGGACAGACCGACGACCTTGGCTACGCGGCGCTCCCCGAGTTCGCGCTCGGCCACGCCGATATCCACGCAACCGTCCAGCACTTACTCGGCATCGACTATCAGAAGAACACGTTCTTCTACGAGGGACGCGATGAGTCGTTGGTGGGCGTCACGCCCGCCCGCGTCGTCAAAGAGGTGCTTGCCTGA
- a CDS encoding RraA family protein: MSANWIDYLKSVDTPTLANAIELLELRPRHEGFTPLSIRCVFPEFGRMAGYAVTAHAETMTKTGPLDLGQFMDLYKLVEASPKPAVVVIQEIGGQRDHAVHCGEVMATIFGRLGAVGLVSDCAVRDLQEVRALGFQYFARGVAASHGHFRIVRTGVPVQIEGLAIHPGDLLHGDENGLLHIPAGIEGTLPAKVEAVRSREGRLMQYVRSPQFRLEELHGKMVE, from the coding sequence ATGTCCGCCAACTGGATTGACTACTTGAAGAGCGTCGACACGCCGACGCTTGCGAACGCCATTGAATTGCTGGAACTGCGGCCGCGGCACGAAGGCTTTACACCGCTAAGCATCCGCTGCGTCTTCCCCGAGTTCGGGCGCATGGCCGGATACGCAGTGACGGCGCATGCCGAGACCATGACCAAGACCGGCCCGCTCGACCTTGGCCAGTTCATGGATCTCTACAAGCTGGTGGAGGCGTCGCCCAAACCGGCGGTCGTCGTCATCCAGGAGATCGGCGGACAACGCGACCACGCCGTGCACTGCGGCGAAGTGATGGCAACGATCTTCGGGCGGCTCGGCGCGGTGGGGCTGGTGAGCGACTGCGCGGTGCGCGATTTGCAGGAAGTCCGCGCGCTGGGGTTTCAGTATTTCGCCCGCGGGGTGGCGGCATCGCACGGGCATTTCCGGATCGTTCGGACCGGCGTCCCGGTACAGATCGAGGGGCTGGCGATTCACCCGGGCGACCTGCTCCACGGTGATGAGAACGGGCTGCTGCACATCCCGGCGGGTATCGAGGGAACGCTGCCGGCGAAGGTGGAGGCGGTCCGATCGCGCGAGGGCCGGCTGATGCAGTACGTTCGAAGCCCGCAGTTCCGGCTGGAGGAATTGCACGGCAAGATGGTCGAATGA
- a CDS encoding class I SAM-dependent methyltransferase encodes MDDRYYLETATAFVRGRLGYPDATIEDGLRAGLRLHKFKREGQLPRVQRVIGALRGIAPESLLDIGSGRGTFLWPLLDAFPALPVTSIDVSPRRVADLDAVRRGGVQRLSVVRMDVQRMAFRPRGFDVVTMLEVLEHLPGPIEALKLAVCAARRFVVVSVPSVPDDNPEHLHLFSISALQSLANKAGASRATIEHVLNHRIAVLRVGE; translated from the coding sequence ATGGATGACCGCTACTACCTCGAAACCGCAACGGCCTTCGTTCGAGGCCGGCTCGGCTATCCCGATGCGACCATCGAAGATGGGCTCCGCGCCGGACTGCGGCTGCACAAGTTCAAGCGCGAAGGCCAGCTCCCGCGTGTGCAGCGGGTGATTGGTGCGCTGCGGGGCATAGCGCCAGAAAGCCTGCTCGACATCGGTAGCGGACGCGGCACTTTCCTCTGGCCGCTGCTCGATGCGTTCCCGGCACTGCCGGTAACCTCGATCGATGTGAGCCCGCGTCGCGTGGCCGATCTCGATGCCGTCCGGCGGGGCGGCGTCCAGCGGTTATCCGTCGTTCGCATGGATGTGCAGAGGATGGCCTTTCGCCCGCGCGGCTTCGACGTGGTGACGATGCTCGAGGTGCTGGAGCATCTGCCGGGTCCCATTGAGGCCTTGAAACTGGCAGTCTGCGCCGCGCGACGCTTCGTCGTGGTCAGCGTACCGTCCGTACCCGACGACAACCCGGAGCACCTGCACCTATTCTCCATCAGCGCCCTGCAATCCTTGGCAAACAAAGCTGGCGCCTCTCGCGCGACCATCGAGCACGTGCTCAATCATCGAATCGCGGTCCTCCGAGTGGGTGAATGA
- a CDS encoding sialidase family protein has protein sequence MRRRAFLALAAMPRRADEQVDVWRAGEDGYHSYRIPALLRTRKGALLAFCEARKNSRSDSGDIDLVMKRSTDGGRTWSAQQVIADQETNTIGNPCPVQDRRTGTIWMPLTANPGNLAEREIEKDSAKGTRTVWMMHSNDEGQTWTTPVEITSSVKETGWGWYATGPGNAIQLRSGRLLVPCDHRRFGSQARHSHVIYSDDRGTTWRMGGSAQPETNECAVVELNDGSLMLNMRSYAGRNRRAVAISRDGGATWEDRGLDEALIEPVCQASLIRFDRRRLLFSNPASTKRERMTVRLSRDEGRTWAKSLVLHEGPAAYSSLAALGRNDAACLYERGPASAYETITLARFDIRKLD, from the coding sequence ATGAGGCGTCGTGCGTTCCTGGCGCTGGCGGCGATGCCGCGTCGGGCGGACGAGCAAGTGGACGTCTGGCGCGCCGGCGAAGACGGATATCACAGCTACCGCATCCCTGCCCTGCTCCGGACGCGGAAAGGCGCGTTGCTCGCATTCTGCGAGGCGCGAAAGAACAGCCGTTCCGATAGCGGCGATATCGATCTGGTGATGAAGCGCAGCACCGACGGCGGGCGCACGTGGAGCGCGCAGCAGGTGATCGCCGACCAGGAAACGAACACGATCGGCAACCCATGTCCGGTGCAGGATCGGCGCACGGGGACGATCTGGATGCCGCTCACGGCGAATCCCGGCAATCTGGCCGAACGGGAGATCGAGAAGGACTCCGCGAAGGGCACGCGCACGGTCTGGATGATGCACTCGAACGACGAGGGGCAGACCTGGACGACTCCGGTAGAGATTACGTCGTCAGTGAAAGAGACTGGTTGGGGCTGGTACGCAACCGGGCCCGGCAACGCGATCCAACTCCGTTCCGGGCGCTTGCTGGTTCCATGCGACCACCGCCGATTTGGTTCGCAGGCGCGACACTCGCACGTGATCTACTCAGACGATCGCGGCACGACGTGGCGCATGGGCGGCAGCGCGCAGCCGGAAACGAACGAGTGCGCGGTGGTGGAGTTGAACGACGGATCGCTGATGCTCAACATGCGCAGCTACGCCGGCAGGAACCGTCGCGCGGTGGCGATTTCGCGCGACGGCGGTGCGACATGGGAAGATCGCGGACTCGACGAGGCCTTGATCGAGCCGGTGTGCCAAGCGAGCCTGATCCGGTTTGACCGGCGGCGCCTGCTGTTCTCGAACCCCGCCTCGACGAAGCGCGAAAGGATGACGGTGCGCCTGAGCCGCGACGAGGGCCGGACGTGGGCAAAGTCGCTGGTGCTCCACGAAGGTCCGGCGGCGTACTCGTCGCTGGCGGCGTTGGGACGCAACGATGCGGCGTGCCTCTATGAACGCGGCCCGGCTTCGGCGTACGAGACCATCACGCTCGCGCGATTCGATATCCGCAAACTGGATTGA
- a CDS encoding PSD1 and planctomycete cytochrome C domain-containing protein — MKSGIGVSLGLAALFAAAPQEVLAQRAPLFKDEILPLFERKCNSCHNPKQKMGGLDLTTFAGMMAGGGSGPVIAPGKPANSLLWIMIDNGKMPMGGSITKAQKQAIGAYIEQGRFPKGTLDAHQAEREAKLITPEARRWWSFQKPVAVMAPRVSSAVRTPIDNFIAAKLEEKGWTMQPEASRLALLRRAYLGLTGLPPTLAEAKTFLEDPSPEAWEHLVDRLLESPHYGEHWGRHWLDVAGYSDSRGDAGDVDREASYKYRDYVIRAFNSNKPIDRFIVEQMAGDQLVNYDYRLQPTEAQREALIATGFLRTTADITDNQTIYEVDKYFDALQKSMETSLSAITGLTIGCAKCHDHKFDPILQKDYYKLTASYQAVFDPENWLAANLSYGPWPGRIIPDIPLDKRAAWIKDVTSADAKAIRRLDDLLEATYFRYRAAVKAGVDMPLEKRLELRRNIENDPDLEVDRTASKDGVSDRELEERFPELLQWKQELAAKRAARKKKNSEIDPNYIEAAWDVSKTPSPTYILQRGNYLAPGAEVKPGIPAVLDDPAKPFEFPDPAKHPEWNHTGRRLTLAKWLVSPEHPLTARVFVNRVWQFHFGEGLVRSVDDFGRQGEKPTHPELLDYLALEFQNHHWDLKWLTKQIMMSQVYLQDSAEKVDQLAADPSARLLWRKPPLRIEAEAVRDSMLKVSGLLSGRMFGRQEPIKRGADGQWLEDSDKGDANRRSIYLAQHRTRPVAFLHAFDQPNMTADNQAQRFRSALPIQSLALLNSPLVMRTTKAFASQLLEQSGGDAGAALERAFLAAYSRPGTPRELALGREALAASSDKEEGLRLFLQAVFGANDFLYTF; from the coding sequence GTGAAATCTGGGATTGGTGTATCTCTAGGTCTTGCCGCCTTGTTCGCGGCCGCGCCGCAGGAGGTGCTCGCGCAGCGGGCCCCACTGTTCAAAGACGAAATTCTGCCGCTGTTCGAGCGCAAGTGCAACTCGTGCCACAACCCCAAACAGAAGATGGGCGGGCTCGATCTCACTACGTTTGCCGGAATGATGGCGGGAGGCGGAAGCGGACCCGTGATCGCACCCGGCAAGCCCGCCAACAGCCTGCTCTGGATTATGATCGACAACGGCAAGATGCCGATGGGCGGGTCGATCACAAAAGCGCAGAAGCAGGCGATCGGCGCCTACATTGAACAAGGCCGTTTCCCGAAAGGGACGCTCGACGCGCATCAGGCGGAGCGCGAGGCCAAGCTGATCACGCCCGAGGCACGGCGATGGTGGTCGTTTCAGAAACCTGTCGCCGTGATGGCTCCACGCGTTTCGAGCGCCGTCCGTACGCCGATCGATAATTTCATCGCCGCCAAACTCGAGGAAAAAGGTTGGACGATGCAGCCAGAGGCGAGCCGCCTCGCGCTGCTGCGCCGCGCCTATCTCGGACTCACAGGCTTGCCGCCGACACTCGCCGAAGCCAAGACTTTCCTCGAAGATCCGTCTCCTGAAGCATGGGAGCACCTCGTGGATCGCCTGCTCGAATCGCCGCACTACGGCGAACACTGGGGCCGGCATTGGCTCGATGTAGCGGGCTATTCCGACTCGCGCGGCGACGCCGGCGACGTTGACCGCGAGGCGTCCTACAAATACCGCGACTACGTGATTCGCGCTTTCAACTCGAACAAGCCTATCGATCGATTCATCGTCGAACAGATGGCCGGCGACCAGTTGGTCAATTACGATTACAGGCTCCAACCAACCGAGGCGCAGCGCGAAGCGCTCATCGCCACCGGGTTCCTTCGAACCACCGCCGACATCACCGACAACCAGACGATCTACGAGGTGGACAAGTACTTCGACGCCTTGCAGAAGTCCATGGAGACGTCGCTTTCGGCGATCACCGGATTGACGATCGGCTGCGCCAAGTGCCACGACCACAAGTTCGATCCGATCCTGCAGAAGGATTACTACAAACTGACGGCTTCCTATCAGGCCGTGTTCGATCCTGAGAACTGGCTCGCGGCCAACCTCTCCTACGGGCCCTGGCCGGGCCGCATCATCCCCGACATCCCGCTCGACAAGCGAGCGGCTTGGATCAAGGATGTCACCAGCGCTGATGCCAAGGCGATACGCCGTCTCGACGACTTGCTCGAAGCGACCTACTTCCGCTACCGCGCGGCTGTGAAGGCCGGAGTCGACATGCCGCTCGAAAAACGGCTCGAACTTCGGCGGAACATCGAGAACGATCCCGATTTGGAAGTGGACCGAACCGCGTCGAAGGATGGCGTCTCCGATCGGGAACTGGAGGAGCGGTTCCCGGAACTGCTCCAGTGGAAGCAGGAACTCGCCGCCAAGCGCGCCGCGCGGAAGAAGAAGAACTCCGAGATCGACCCGAACTATATCGAGGCGGCGTGGGACGTTTCGAAGACCCCTTCGCCCACCTACATCCTCCAGCGCGGCAACTACCTCGCGCCGGGCGCCGAGGTGAAGCCTGGCATCCCGGCGGTTCTCGACGACCCCGCCAAGCCTTTCGAGTTTCCCGATCCGGCCAAGCACCCGGAATGGAACCACACCGGCCGCCGGCTCACGCTCGCCAAGTGGCTGGTCTCACCGGAACACCCTCTCACCGCACGAGTGTTCGTGAATCGCGTGTGGCAGTTCCACTTCGGCGAAGGGCTTGTCCGGTCCGTGGATGACTTCGGGCGGCAGGGCGAAAAGCCCACGCATCCGGAACTGCTCGACTATCTGGCCCTGGAGTTCCAGAACCACCACTGGGATCTGAAGTGGCTCACCAAGCAGATCATGATGTCGCAGGTTTACCTGCAGGATTCGGCCGAAAAGGTGGACCAGCTTGCTGCCGATCCTTCGGCGCGCCTCTTGTGGCGCAAGCCGCCATTGCGCATCGAAGCCGAGGCTGTCCGCGACTCGATGCTGAAAGTGAGCGGCCTGTTGAGCGGGCGAATGTTTGGCCGCCAGGAACCGATCAAACGAGGCGCCGATGGCCAGTGGTTGGAAGATTCCGACAAAGGCGACGCCAACCGGCGCAGCATCTATCTTGCCCAGCATCGCACGCGGCCAGTGGCGTTCCTCCACGCGTTTGACCAGCCGAACATGACCGCCGACAACCAGGCGCAGCGGTTCCGTTCGGCGCTGCCGATCCAGTCCCTGGCGCTGCTCAACAGTCCGCTGGTGATGCGCACCACAAAGGCGTTCGCGTCTCAGTTGCTCGAGCAATCGGGTGGCGACGCCGGCGCGGCTCTGGAGCGGGCCTTTCTAGCGGCGTACTCGCGGCCCGGCACGCCGCGGGAGCTCGCGCTTGGCAGAGAGGCGCTTGCCGCCTCCAGCGATAAGGAGGAAGGGCTTCGGCTGTTCCTGCAGGCCGTGTTCGGCGCCAACGATTTTCTGTACACGTTCTAG
- a CDS encoding AAA family ATPase: MTLLPCPAPAPPGWPLDWRDLNERFEWIRSMQGCPQDPIHHAEGDVWIHTRMVGEALTALDEWRALGEADRETLFAAALLHDVAKPRCTRVEDGRITSRGHSQRGSRDARRILWAHGADLVRRESVCAMVRFHQLPFFLIDRPDARRMSLLISQQTNCGQLALLATADALGRQCDDHGEILTKIALFREFCAEQGCLNQPWEFPSPLSRFEYFRREDRDPLYRAHDEARCEVIVMSGLPGSGKDTWLREHAPEVPMISLDNIRAETGARRSGDQGKVAQTARERAREFLRAGTAFAWNATNITRELRSELVDLVAGYGGRSRLVYVEAPWDALGERNSRREKPAPEAAIERMLDRWEVPDATEAPVVEWWENADGFVRRR, encoded by the coding sequence ATGACTCTCCTTCCCTGCCCTGCGCCGGCTCCACCCGGCTGGCCGCTGGACTGGCGCGATCTCAACGAGCGCTTCGAATGGATTCGTTCCATGCAGGGCTGTCCGCAGGATCCGATCCACCATGCGGAAGGCGATGTTTGGATTCACACGCGCATGGTTGGCGAGGCTCTCACCGCCCTCGACGAGTGGCGCGCTCTGGGCGAAGCGGATCGCGAGACCTTATTCGCGGCGGCACTCCTTCACGACGTGGCCAAGCCCCGATGCACGCGCGTCGAAGATGGCCGTATCACCTCGCGCGGGCACTCACAGCGCGGCTCTCGCGACGCCCGGCGGATCCTGTGGGCTCACGGCGCCGATCTCGTACGGCGCGAGTCGGTTTGCGCGATGGTGCGATTCCATCAACTCCCTTTCTTCCTGATTGACCGTCCGGATGCCCGCCGCATGTCGCTGCTCATCAGTCAGCAAACCAATTGCGGTCAGCTCGCCTTGCTGGCCACGGCCGACGCGCTCGGACGCCAGTGCGACGATCACGGTGAGATCCTGACGAAGATCGCCTTGTTCCGCGAGTTCTGCGCAGAGCAAGGCTGCCTGAATCAGCCGTGGGAGTTTCCGTCGCCGCTGAGCCGCTTCGAGTACTTCCGGCGCGAGGATCGCGACCCGCTCTACCGCGCTCACGACGAGGCAAGGTGCGAGGTGATTGTGATGTCCGGCCTGCCGGGTTCCGGCAAGGATACATGGCTCCGGGAACACGCGCCCGAAGTTCCTATGATCTCGCTCGACAACATCCGCGCGGAGACCGGCGCGAGACGTTCCGGCGATCAAGGAAAGGTGGCGCAGACGGCGCGGGAGCGTGCGCGAGAATTCCTGCGAGCGGGCACGGCCTTCGCCTGGAACGCAACCAACATCACACGTGAACTGCGGTCCGAACTCGTGGATCTCGTTGCCGGCTACGGTGGTCGGTCGCGCCTGGTCTACGTTGAGGCCCCCTGGGACGCTCTGGGGGAACGGAACTCCCGCCGTGAGAAACCGGCGCCCGAGGCGGCTATCGAGCGGATGCTCGATCGATGGGAAGTGCCTGACGCCACCGAAGCGCCGGTGGTGGAGTGGTGGGAGAATGCGGACGGCTTCGTCCGCCGGCGCTAA
- a CDS encoding RNA ligase family protein: MIQILKFPRTPHLMGSRIQPGDEDFAVISVDALAGLQLVAEEKLDGSNCGISFDATHGLVLQSRGHALTGGPRERQFDLFKRWANHHAVWLLGVLGRRYVMYGEWLFARHTIRYDRLPHYFIEFDILDRDSGEFLSTARRRVMLDGGPVISAPVLATGSDLALESLLGQSTCSSVETMEGLYVKQEQGGRVAGRYKFVRPSFLQAVADSGEHWMNRPIEPNTLREGVDLFG; encoded by the coding sequence ATGATTCAGATCCTGAAGTTTCCCCGCACGCCGCACCTTATGGGTTCGCGAATTCAACCCGGCGACGAGGACTTCGCCGTCATCTCCGTTGACGCGCTGGCCGGTCTCCAGCTCGTGGCGGAGGAGAAGCTCGACGGCTCAAACTGCGGCATCAGCTTCGACGCCACCCACGGACTTGTACTGCAGAGCCGCGGCCACGCGTTGACGGGTGGTCCCCGCGAGCGGCAGTTCGACCTTTTCAAGCGCTGGGCGAATCACCACGCGGTCTGGTTGTTGGGTGTGCTTGGCCGCCGATACGTGATGTACGGAGAGTGGCTCTTCGCAAGGCACACGATCCGATACGACCGGCTGCCACACTACTTTATCGAGTTCGACATCCTGGATCGCGACAGCGGAGAGTTCCTGTCAACCGCACGCCGGCGGGTGATGCTCGACGGCGGCCCGGTGATCTCGGCGCCTGTGCTCGCCACGGGCAGCGACCTCGCCCTCGAATCGCTGCTGGGGCAATCGACTTGTTCCAGTGTCGAGACGATGGAAGGACTCTATGTGAAGCAGGAACAAGGCGGACGCGTGGCCGGACGGTACAAGTTCGTCCGTCCGTCATTTCTCCAGGCAGTGGCCGATTCCGGAGAGCATTGGATGAACCGGCCGATCGAACCGAACACTCTCCGCGAAGGGGTGGATCTATTCGGATGA
- a CDS encoding sugar phosphate isomerase/epimerase family protein has protein sequence MRRRDLLIASGAAASALAAPAPTLPRGGVRRLTPGTRIKIGLNAYSFNRPLLDGKMTIPDVLNYCAKQGIEGVDLTGYYFRGYPDAPTDETIYSVKRAAFLNGVTISGTGVRNDFALTDASSRRGHIQLVKDWIDVAAKLGSDMVRVFAGREVPKGYTFDQVLEWMIPAFQECADYGAKRGVIVGLQHHDDFLKTAAETVRVVQAVKSDWFSVILDVGSLRQGDPYDEIEALLPYASNWQIKEHVWYGTKKVDIDLPRLRKIIDKVGYRGFTPIEALGPGDPEAVVTAFLNKVRQAFS, from the coding sequence ATGCGCCGCCGGGATCTGCTGATCGCATCGGGAGCGGCGGCTTCGGCGCTGGCGGCGCCCGCCCCCACACTCCCGCGGGGCGGCGTGAGACGGCTCACTCCCGGCACACGCATCAAGATCGGGCTCAACGCCTACTCGTTCAACCGCCCGCTCCTTGACGGGAAAATGACCATCCCGGACGTGCTGAATTACTGCGCGAAGCAAGGGATCGAAGGCGTCGACCTCACCGGTTACTACTTCCGGGGCTATCCCGATGCGCCAACCGACGAGACCATCTATTCCGTGAAGCGGGCCGCCTTCCTCAACGGCGTGACGATCTCCGGTACCGGAGTGCGCAATGATTTTGCGCTCACCGATGCCTCTAGCCGGCGGGGCCACATCCAGCTTGTGAAGGATTGGATCGACGTGGCGGCGAAGCTCGGTTCCGACATGGTGCGCGTATTCGCCGGCCGCGAAGTGCCGAAGGGTTACACGTTCGATCAGGTTCTCGAGTGGATGATACCGGCGTTTCAGGAATGCGCCGACTATGGGGCGAAACGTGGCGTGATCGTCGGGCTGCAGCATCACGACGATTTCCTGAAGACCGCCGCGGAGACGGTCCGTGTGGTGCAGGCCGTGAAGTCCGATTGGTTCAGCGTGATCCTCGACGTGGGCAGCCTGCGCCAAGGCGACCCGTACGATGAGATCGAAGCGTTGCTGCCCTATGCATCGAACTGGCAGATCAAAGAGCACGTCTGGTACGGGACGAAGAAGGTGGATATTGACCTGCCGCGCCTGCGGAAGATCATCGACAAAGTGGGCTACCGCGGCTTCACGCCGATCGAGGCGCTGGGGCCTGGCGATCCGGAGGCGGTGGTGACGGCGTTCCTCAACAAGGTCCGGCAGGCGTTTTCTTAG
- a CDS encoding FRG domain-containing protein gives MLIGSLEEYLRTCIELKKNTSDLWFRGIKDSSLSVSPGLYWRKLTQEWDLTTGFMSQATPFLAESQTVRFSGELEAPWEWYFLMQHYGLPTRLIDWTESPMVALYFAVKEFVIGNAAGAVPCVWALDPNLLNRRSAKYDGIIVPGGGFTQHWLFETEPDQLMRCTPGKASRFSYNGSRYSNLHPIAIYPVRSNPRILAQQGVFTVHGSSEAPLDRFLKSTELVRIEIEPGAAAQIRAELELLQVHELALFPELPVLAGRLLKRAIDALANR, from the coding sequence ATGCTCATCGGAAGCCTGGAAGAGTACCTCAGGACGTGCATCGAACTGAAGAAGAATACCAGCGATCTTTGGTTCCGCGGAATAAAGGACTCAAGCCTCTCCGTCTCTCCGGGCCTCTATTGGCGCAAGCTCACGCAGGAGTGGGATCTCACGACGGGGTTCATGTCGCAGGCGACGCCCTTCCTGGCCGAGTCCCAAACGGTACGCTTCTCCGGCGAGTTGGAGGCGCCGTGGGAGTGGTATTTCCTCATGCAGCACTACGGCCTTCCGACCCGGCTGATCGACTGGACCGAATCGCCGATGGTGGCGCTGTACTTCGCGGTGAAGGAATTCGTTATTGGGAACGCGGCCGGCGCCGTGCCGTGCGTTTGGGCGCTGGACCCCAACCTGCTCAATCGAAGGTCCGCCAAGTATGACGGGATCATCGTTCCCGGCGGAGGATTCACGCAGCACTGGTTGTTTGAGACGGAGCCGGATCAACTGATGCGCTGCACTCCAGGAAAGGCCTCGCGGTTCAGCTACAACGGGTCGCGATATTCGAACCTGCATCCGATCGCGATCTACCCGGTCCGCTCGAACCCGCGGATTCTCGCGCAGCAAGGTGTTTTTACGGTTCACGGATCGTCTGAGGCGCCGCTCGACCGGTTTCTCAAGTCCACGGAGTTGGTGAGGATCGAGATTGAGCCGGGAGCGGCGGCGCAGATCCGAGCCGAACTCGAGTTGCTGCAAGTCCACGAACTGGCCCTGTTCCCGGAGCTGCCGGTGCTGGCGGGGCGGCTTCTGAAACGAGCGATCGACGCGCTCGCGAACCGGTAG